In Bacteriovorax stolpii, a single genomic region encodes these proteins:
- a CDS encoding MlaE family ABC transporter permease, translated as MKALIQNTIDRRIEKAREFFIFMGEIFELLYQTIKCTFSGKFYVSRLMEQINQLGFGSTSITVVIGLTMGLVMTLNFGYGLTKFGGTLYVPAVVSLSLAREMAPLFTSLLVAGRVGSGIAAEIGAMNVTQQVDAIRALGTSPVRVLVVPRFWALVISLPLLSALSFAVGIFGGMIVCMSEFDIIPGFYFFKVFSTVKFYDYMSGIVKSAIFAGIITIFACYKGLHTKDGTKGVGVSTTWVVVTASILILITDFFISKIFLVIWG; from the coding sequence ATGAAAGCATTGATCCAAAATACAATTGACCGAAGAATCGAAAAGGCCCGTGAGTTTTTTATTTTCATGGGCGAAATTTTCGAGCTTCTCTACCAAACGATAAAATGCACTTTTAGCGGAAAATTTTATGTTTCAAGACTAATGGAGCAGATCAACCAGCTGGGCTTTGGCTCAACTTCTATTACTGTAGTTATCGGATTAACCATGGGTCTGGTTATGACCCTGAACTTTGGTTATGGTTTAACAAAATTTGGTGGGACTCTTTATGTTCCGGCCGTTGTGTCTTTATCTCTTGCCCGTGAGATGGCCCCACTCTTTACTTCCCTGCTGGTTGCCGGCCGGGTCGGTTCAGGGATCGCTGCGGAAATCGGAGCGATGAACGTCACTCAACAAGTAGATGCCATTAGAGCACTGGGAACATCGCCTGTCAGAGTCCTGGTTGTCCCTCGTTTTTGGGCACTGGTTATTTCGCTTCCTTTATTATCGGCCCTTTCATTTGCTGTCGGGATTTTCGGCGGAATGATCGTTTGTATGTCTGAATTCGACATCATTCCTGGCTTTTACTTTTTCAAAGTTTTTTCAACCGTAAAGTTTTACGACTATATGTCAGGGATTGTGAAGTCTGCGATCTTCGCCGGAATCATCACGATCTTTGCCTGCTACAAAGGTCTTCATACCAAAGACGGAACAAAAGGAGTTGGAGTCTCAACCACATGGGTTGTAGTGACTGCTTCTATTTTGATTCTGATCACAGATTTTTTTATCAGTAAAATCTTCCTGGTTATCTGGGGATAA
- a CDS encoding tetratricopeptide repeat protein: protein MKMCPQKKFFKFLTIVFVFAIVLANNAFSQALLDQEKATTYLRWNLFTGRDQLQFSKVGNKVVIKTLNVELFNNLKNELSDVRLDPQYLNSIQFKDNANGANALNAMAVEIELKDANVEMFSFYRERDKKYVVDFWTDSSDAVTLGKAAVLKPEEIKTAEVATKAPASVPTPKIEIAPKMTEPKIVAAKSKVTTVIAKEQPMPKADVALEKKVEADKVLSSFVVDPSRISKKSAAELDAEEEASKKPYRDFRYGATFVWDYDPIAPAYKQLVNLKTKIPEIFYPIANRNFKKDDKEAHLQLTINLYRKKKWGLMYKSMKLFTEKYGATAEWELLEFIKANAILRENVDVPNPELFKNALTMLTNLSEKSDNYELKKAIYKYLLSYYIEKNESLKILQIAKTYYAGTRDNFDFEESIIPAEAMLNSLAKLGQIDKIRELSQEKTMKKILPAQLLLAYQSYAYLRGGDLNALISFYETNRVALAKPIDPVIMYNTAEAYFRVGRFQEAMNLYTEFTKNYSYEYVASNAYLRMALCSDLMDKNYNETLDLYKRAIDTSVDGQVSYEARVRYVAFRSVRKRDLDDRDREIRIFLEQDKNATSPDKNLTKLLQQVRLRTLIVDGKYKEALAYLSLIPTIGMAKIDARIFDGDGAEIVYGIISDFYQKAEYSQAIKAWQTYKDKYIDKVAMDPYMNFVVGSSYVKLGLYKGFDDVYAAFEKLKDTPNRTFPIWVARNQELKASDLLSELVIVKDIKLKNWDLVQKNIAAFEKKLPAYNKTNYYKGLVSFNQKDYAGAVTHLENFFSKQDQRIIYDPSDVADMIRAYTDSIYELGQTDKFLKVSEAILNDTTSFGTDNAYIQNVRERIAYLGIEITAGKGTLNNYMLFEKKINDFKKAYSKSIYTGRVNYLLGQAMVANQKVKEGREIFTSLVNDKNTSDYLKELAKSELGLLNLKERTL, encoded by the coding sequence GTGAAAATGTGCCCACAGAAAAAATTCTTCAAATTTTTGACGATTGTTTTTGTCTTTGCCATTGTTCTGGCAAATAATGCCTTTTCACAAGCACTTTTAGACCAAGAAAAAGCGACGACCTATCTTCGTTGGAACCTTTTTACTGGCAGAGACCAGCTTCAATTCTCAAAAGTTGGAAATAAAGTTGTTATTAAGACTCTTAATGTTGAGCTATTTAACAACTTAAAAAACGAATTATCAGACGTAAGACTTGATCCTCAGTATTTAAACTCTATTCAATTCAAAGATAATGCTAATGGCGCCAATGCTCTTAATGCTATGGCCGTAGAAATCGAGTTAAAAGATGCGAACGTTGAAATGTTCAGCTTTTACCGCGAAAGAGATAAGAAGTATGTTGTAGACTTCTGGACTGACAGCTCTGATGCCGTCACGCTAGGAAAAGCAGCCGTTTTAAAGCCAGAAGAAATAAAGACTGCTGAAGTCGCGACTAAGGCTCCGGCGTCGGTTCCAACACCTAAAATTGAGATTGCGCCGAAAATGACTGAGCCAAAGATTGTTGCAGCTAAGTCAAAAGTAACAACAGTAATCGCAAAAGAGCAACCAATGCCAAAAGCAGACGTTGCCCTGGAAAAGAAAGTTGAAGCGGATAAAGTTCTTTCAAGTTTCGTAGTTGACCCTTCTAGGATCAGCAAAAAATCAGCGGCAGAGCTGGATGCTGAAGAAGAGGCTTCAAAAAAACCTTATAGAGACTTTAGATACGGAGCGACTTTTGTTTGGGATTACGATCCTATCGCACCAGCTTACAAACAATTGGTGAACTTAAAGACGAAGATCCCTGAGATCTTCTATCCAATTGCTAACCGCAACTTTAAAAAAGACGATAAAGAAGCCCACCTTCAATTAACAATCAATCTATACCGCAAGAAGAAGTGGGGATTGATGTACAAGTCTATGAAGCTTTTCACTGAGAAATACGGTGCTACGGCCGAGTGGGAGCTTTTAGAATTCATTAAGGCAAACGCGATCTTAAGAGAAAACGTCGATGTTCCAAATCCAGAGCTTTTCAAAAACGCTCTGACTATGCTCACAAATCTTTCTGAAAAATCAGATAACTATGAACTAAAGAAGGCGATTTATAAATACCTTCTAAGTTATTATATCGAAAAGAATGAATCTCTTAAGATTCTTCAAATCGCTAAAACTTATTATGCTGGAACAAGAGACAATTTCGATTTCGAAGAGTCAATTATCCCGGCAGAAGCGATGTTAAACTCTCTGGCAAAGCTTGGTCAGATTGATAAGATTAGAGAGCTTTCTCAAGAAAAGACGATGAAGAAGATCCTTCCGGCCCAACTTCTTCTGGCTTACCAATCTTACGCTTACCTAAGAGGCGGAGATTTAAACGCACTGATTTCGTTTTATGAAACAAACAGAGTTGCTCTAGCTAAACCTATCGACCCGGTTATTATGTATAACACTGCTGAAGCTTACTTCAGAGTTGGTCGTTTCCAGGAAGCGATGAACTTATATACTGAGTTCACGAAAAATTATTCATATGAGTATGTAGCTTCAAATGCTTATTTAAGAATGGCCCTTTGTTCAGACTTGATGGACAAAAACTACAATGAAACTCTGGACCTGTACAAAAGAGCAATCGATACTTCAGTTGACGGACAAGTAAGCTACGAAGCCCGTGTTCGTTACGTTGCTTTTAGAAGCGTGAGAAAGAGAGATCTTGATGACCGCGACAGAGAAATCAGAATTTTCTTAGAGCAAGATAAGAATGCAACGAGCCCTGATAAGAACTTAACAAAACTTCTTCAGCAGGTTCGTCTAAGAACTCTTATCGTTGATGGAAAATACAAAGAAGCACTAGCTTACTTAAGCCTGATCCCAACAATTGGTATGGCAAAAATCGACGCTCGCATTTTTGACGGTGACGGAGCGGAGATTGTTTATGGGATCATCTCGGACTTCTACCAAAAAGCAGAATACTCACAAGCTATCAAAGCATGGCAGACGTACAAAGATAAATACATCGATAAGGTGGCCATGGACCCATACATGAATTTCGTGGTGGGAAGCTCTTATGTAAAGCTTGGCCTTTACAAAGGGTTTGACGATGTTTACGCCGCTTTTGAGAAGCTTAAAGACACTCCTAACAGGACTTTTCCTATTTGGGTTGCTCGCAACCAGGAGCTAAAGGCAAGTGACTTATTAAGCGAATTAGTGATCGTAAAAGACATTAAACTAAAAAACTGGGATCTGGTTCAAAAGAACATTGCTGCTTTTGAGAAGAAACTCCCAGCGTACAACAAGACAAATTACTACAAAGGTCTGGTTTCTTTTAACCAAAAAGACTATGCAGGAGCGGTTACTCACCTGGAGAACTTCTTCTCTAAACAAGATCAGAGAATCATTTACGACCCGTCGGATGTAGCAGATATGATCCGGGCCTATACTGACTCCATCTATGAATTGGGGCAGACTGATAAATTCTTGAAAGTTAGTGAGGCAATCTTAAATGACACCACTTCTTTCGGCACGGATAATGCTTATATTCAAAATGTCCGGGAAAGAATTGCCTACCTTGGTATCGAAATAACCGCCGGAAAAGGGACACTAAACAACTATATGTTATTTGAAAAAAAGATTAACGATTTCAAAAAAGCTTACTCAAAGTCGATTTACACAGGACGAGTGAACTATCTTTTGGGGCAAGCGATGGTGGCTAACCAGAAAGTGAAAGAGGGAAGAGAGATCTTCACATCACTGGTTAATGATAAAAACACCTCAGACTATTTGAAAGAGTTAGCTAAGAGTGAACTAGGGTTACTAAATCTTAAAGAAAGAACTTTATAA
- a CDS encoding sigma-54-dependent transcriptional regulator, giving the protein MEAIRVELFGTDARVERAVQQARNLSVSKAAVLIVGENGVGKRTLGRYIHENSGRSAQAFELVDCSLPAQEVENRILGHRDNATGRFNKGILEAANRGTVVFANIDCLDEEFQKRLHKIINELEDYDIDVRLIATTTKNLSKLVGAGRFYRGLYTIFSNNAVTIPALRERQEDLERLARHFMSEMTENETVNIDSVAMDRINSHYWANNIHELKQVISSSISNNSSLLDESAYEVSDKKSVNFMSEDDSDGVRLMSLKDAEKLLIKKALIHTSENRTQAAKILGVSIRTLRNKINEYRTEGSSYFVNLR; this is encoded by the coding sequence ATGGAAGCGATTAGGGTAGAACTTTTTGGAACAGATGCAAGAGTAGAAAGAGCTGTTCAGCAAGCAAGAAACTTATCTGTTAGCAAAGCTGCCGTATTAATTGTTGGCGAAAATGGTGTTGGTAAAAGAACTCTAGGACGCTACATCCATGAAAATTCAGGAAGATCAGCTCAAGCATTCGAGCTTGTAGACTGTTCACTTCCAGCGCAAGAAGTTGAAAACCGCATTCTTGGACACAGAGACAATGCTACTGGAAGATTCAATAAAGGGATCCTTGAAGCGGCCAACAGAGGAACTGTTGTTTTCGCTAACATCGACTGCCTTGATGAAGAATTCCAAAAAAGACTTCACAAAATTATCAATGAACTTGAAGACTACGATATCGACGTTCGTTTAATCGCGACAACAACAAAGAACCTTTCTAAGCTTGTTGGAGCTGGAAGATTCTACCGTGGTCTATATACAATCTTCTCAAATAACGCTGTAACAATCCCAGCACTTCGTGAAAGACAAGAAGACCTTGAGCGTCTTGCTCGTCACTTCATGAGTGAAATGACTGAAAATGAAACAGTTAATATTGATTCAGTTGCGATGGATAGAATCAATTCTCACTACTGGGCAAACAACATCCATGAGCTAAAGCAAGTTATCTCTAGCTCAATCTCAAACAATTCATCTCTACTAGACGAAAGTGCATATGAAGTTTCTGATAAAAAATCAGTTAACTTCATGAGTGAAGACGACTCTGATGGTGTAAGACTAATGTCGCTTAAAGATGCTGAAAAGCTTCTGATCAAAAAAGCACTTATCCACACTTCAGAAAACAGAACTCAAGCAGCTAAGATTCTTGGTGTATCAATCAGAACTCTTAGAAACAAGATCAACGAGTACAGAACTGAAGGTTCTTCATACTTCGTTAACCTAAGATAA
- the flgB gene encoding flagellar basal body rod protein FlgB — MEINDKTMQALQASLKFRQLRQELHASNIANAETPGYKAKKLDFEEALARALDTDEQLTMKTTDSKHFNVGGGGFNNLQPEIYEDSNGIVDPTGNTVDRDQEMAEMAENKVMYDATVQLINKKLGLLKYAIGSGQ, encoded by the coding sequence ATGGAGATTAACGATAAAACAATGCAGGCCCTACAAGCTTCACTGAAGTTCAGACAGCTTCGTCAGGAGTTACATGCATCGAATATCGCTAATGCTGAAACTCCAGGATACAAAGCAAAGAAACTTGATTTCGAAGAAGCTTTGGCCCGTGCTCTTGATACAGATGAACAATTAACAATGAAAACTACCGACTCTAAACATTTCAATGTTGGAGGCGGTGGTTTTAATAATTTACAACCAGAGATTTACGAAGACTCAAATGGAATCGTAGATCCAACTGGAAACACTGTTGACCGCGACCAGGAAATGGCCGAAATGGCAGAAAACAAAGTTATGTATGATGCCACAGTTCAGCTGATTAACAAAAAACTTGGCCTATTAAAATATGCCATTGGTTCTGGGCAGTAG
- the flgC gene encoding flagellar basal body rod protein FlgC, whose translation MDLLTSLKISSSGLAANKKRMGAITSNIANAQTTRTAEGGPYQPKEVVFGSEPARENFAEILEGELEEKAQAVHATEIANSKKAPIMKYEPNHPDANAEGYVAYPNINTMEEMANMIEASRAYEANINAMNTAKSMAIKDLEIGRN comes from the coding sequence ATGGATTTATTAACTAGTTTAAAAATTAGCTCATCAGGATTAGCTGCCAACAAAAAAAGAATGGGAGCAATCACTTCGAATATTGCTAACGCTCAAACAACGAGAACGGCAGAAGGCGGACCTTACCAGCCAAAAGAAGTTGTTTTTGGGTCAGAGCCGGCAAGAGAGAACTTCGCTGAGATTTTAGAAGGTGAGCTGGAAGAAAAAGCGCAGGCCGTTCACGCAACGGAAATTGCCAACAGCAAAAAAGCGCCGATTATGAAATATGAACCAAACCACCCAGATGCTAACGCTGAAGGGTATGTGGCCTACCCAAACATCAACACGATGGAAGAGATGGCCAATATGATCGAAGCTTCAAGAGCCTATGAAGCTAACATCAATGCCATGAACACTGCAAAGAGTATGGCGATTAAAGATCTTGAAATTGGTAGAAATTAA
- the fliE gene encoding flagellar hook-basal body complex protein FliE: MSIENVGNMNKMLSKYSTQDWTKSASIDQASLPNFNELTAGQAQGAAAPQSFSEIMASSLAEVNSMQVEANKAIQKLASGQTKNISETMLAVENAEIAFKTMNQVRMKVIEAYKEIMRMQM; this comes from the coding sequence ATGTCGATTGAAAACGTAGGAAACATGAACAAGATGCTATCGAAATATAGCACTCAGGATTGGACGAAAAGTGCTTCGATTGATCAGGCGAGCCTTCCAAACTTCAATGAACTAACAGCTGGACAAGCTCAAGGCGCAGCAGCTCCTCAGAGCTTTTCTGAAATCATGGCCTCATCACTGGCTGAAGTAAATAGCATGCAGGTTGAAGCTAATAAAGCGATTCAGAAATTAGCTTCAGGACAGACTAAAAATATCAGTGAGACAATGCTTGCGGTAGAAAATGCGGAAATTGCTTTCAAGACTATGAACCAGGTTCGTATGAAAGTGATTGAAGCTTATAAAGAAATTATGAGAATGCAAATGTGA
- the fliF gene encoding flagellar basal-body MS-ring/collar protein FliF: MQDILEKIVRNFKEFFNGLDATKKLGFIIVACMIAAAMVGIVVWASKTRYDTLYTDLNKEDARKIAIILEEKKIPYQTSDDGKTISIPEDLVGVWRLEIAKLGTSFSGTVGYEVFDKQSFGTTSFVQKVNKQRALEGELVKSIMYIQGVKRARVHISIPESSPFVAEKKAPSASVVLELNNGVSLTPAEIKGVASLVASSVEEMRVENVVILDDRGKKLSENIGDPMTATTANRLALEAQLNQKYERQIEDILSKVVGDGKVVAKVTVDLDFTEAVSTETSYDNENAAVVSEVKNSQNLAGSRPSPQGVVGARANLPGEEPQAGVAETKNNVTKELTTRNFNVPTKVTQSKKPAANVKAISAAVMIDGKRVPVLDENGAAQLDKQGNPVMKYEKWSAADLENFQQIVASTLGTSDKRGDKLIIKNMEFAREDMTVADAILKEQANRELIRNIVKYLAVGLTISLFFFLVVRPFIQWVTDNTIETVEDFLPRTLEELEKVQANQRLPGLEDALPQIEEKLNPEKIEGNMLREKIIALVENNPGKAAQIIHEMIHSSESDKQIA; this comes from the coding sequence TTGCAAGATATTTTGGAAAAGATTGTTAGAAACTTCAAAGAATTTTTTAATGGATTAGATGCCACTAAAAAACTTGGTTTCATCATTGTTGCCTGTATGATTGCAGCTGCGATGGTGGGAATTGTTGTTTGGGCTTCTAAAACAAGATATGACACTCTTTACACTGATCTAAATAAAGAAGATGCAAGAAAGATAGCCATCATTCTTGAAGAGAAGAAAATCCCATACCAAACATCAGATGACGGTAAAACAATTTCGATCCCAGAGGATCTAGTTGGAGTGTGGCGTCTGGAAATCGCGAAGCTTGGAACAAGCTTCTCGGGAACTGTAGGGTATGAAGTTTTTGATAAACAATCATTCGGGACGACAAGTTTCGTTCAGAAAGTAAATAAGCAAAGAGCTCTTGAAGGAGAGCTTGTTAAGTCGATTATGTACATCCAGGGTGTAAAGCGCGCTCGCGTTCACATTTCAATCCCGGAATCTTCTCCATTTGTAGCTGAAAAGAAAGCTCCTTCAGCTTCAGTTGTTCTTGAATTAAATAATGGAGTGTCATTAACTCCAGCTGAAATTAAAGGGGTGGCTTCATTAGTTGCTTCTTCAGTTGAAGAAATGAGAGTTGAAAACGTAGTTATCCTAGATGACCGCGGTAAGAAGCTTTCTGAAAACATCGGTGACCCGATGACGGCTACAACGGCAAACAGACTTGCTCTTGAGGCTCAATTAAACCAAAAATACGAAAGACAAATCGAAGACATCCTAAGCAAGGTTGTTGGAGATGGAAAAGTTGTAGCAAAAGTAACAGTTGACCTGGATTTCACAGAAGCAGTTTCAACGGAGACATCTTACGACAACGAAAACGCAGCGGTAGTGTCTGAAGTGAAGAACTCTCAGAATCTTGCTGGGTCACGTCCATCACCTCAAGGAGTGGTTGGAGCTCGCGCAAATCTTCCAGGTGAAGAGCCGCAAGCAGGTGTAGCTGAAACAAAAAATAACGTAACAAAAGAACTTACGACGAGAAACTTCAATGTTCCAACAAAAGTCACTCAGTCTAAGAAGCCAGCAGCAAACGTAAAAGCAATCTCTGCTGCGGTTATGATTGATGGTAAAAGAGTTCCAGTATTAGATGAAAACGGAGCAGCTCAACTTGATAAGCAGGGGAACCCTGTTATGAAGTATGAGAAGTGGTCTGCAGCTGATCTTGAGAACTTCCAGCAAATCGTAGCAAGTACACTTGGAACAAGTGACAAGCGCGGTGACAAGCTGATCATCAAGAACATGGAATTCGCTAGAGAAGACATGACGGTAGCTGATGCCATCTTAAAAGAGCAAGCTAACCGTGAACTTATCAGAAACATCGTAAAGTACCTGGCCGTAGGGTTAACGATCTCGTTATTCTTCTTCCTGGTAGTTCGTCCTTTCATCCAATGGGTTACGGACAACACGATCGAAACAGTGGAAGACTTCTTACCTCGTACACTTGAAGAGCTTGAAAAAGTTCAGGCCAACCAACGCCTACCAGGTCTTGAGGATGCTCTTCCGCAGATTGAAGAAAAACTTAACCCTGAGAAGATTGAAGGGAACATGCTTCGTGAAAAAATCATTGCTCTGGTTGAAAACAATCCAGGTAAAGCAGCTCAGATTATCCACGAGATGATCCACTCTTCTGAATCAGATAAACAAATTGCGTAA
- the fliG gene encoding flagellar motor switch protein FliG produces the protein MAALNDNQLDPDTEYGLLNGQDRAGLLLSSLGMNITQLIFQNMKDNDVKRMINAMSNVKRAPIWMVKRVLEDFYKQLNEENDLLFAENRGRDFIINTLGEDRAKQLLGQIVEVGQSNTLESLELVDTRTLSNFLINEHPQTIALIVAHLAPERKVDVLRRLPEGLQAEVVLRVANLDYVSPELISQLDDVLKTELSTLGSIDTNQLGGVEPIADMLNLMDKNTEKNIMSRVEEKDPELAEEIRKLMFTFEDLLYVDDKGIQNLLREVDNGKLVIAMKTAPDEIKQKLFKNMSNRAATLLREDLEALGPTKLSDVEKAQAEMVAKVKELEGQGKAFIARGSDGDSLV, from the coding sequence ATGGCAGCACTGAACGACAACCAATTAGATCCCGACACAGAGTATGGCCTCCTAAATGGCCAGGACAGAGCGGGACTTCTTTTGAGCTCACTGGGAATGAACATTACCCAGCTTATCTTTCAAAACATGAAAGATAATGATGTTAAGAGAATGATCAACGCGATGTCGAACGTTAAGCGCGCGCCAATCTGGATGGTTAAGAGAGTTCTTGAGGATTTTTACAAGCAACTAAATGAAGAAAACGACTTACTATTCGCGGAAAACCGCGGACGCGATTTCATCATCAACACTCTTGGTGAAGATAGAGCAAAACAACTTCTTGGTCAGATCGTAGAAGTTGGACAATCAAATACACTTGAATCTCTTGAACTGGTAGATACAAGAACATTATCAAACTTCTTAATCAACGAGCACCCGCAAACTATCGCGCTTATCGTTGCTCACCTTGCACCAGAAAGAAAAGTAGACGTTCTAAGACGTCTTCCTGAAGGTCTACAGGCGGAAGTTGTTCTTCGTGTGGCCAACCTTGACTACGTTTCTCCTGAGCTTATCTCTCAGCTTGACGACGTACTTAAAACTGAACTTTCAACTCTTGGTTCTATCGACACTAACCAGCTTGGTGGTGTTGAGCCGATCGCTGATATGCTTAACCTTATGGATAAAAACACTGAGAAGAACATCATGTCTCGTGTTGAAGAAAAAGATCCAGAGCTGGCAGAAGAGATCAGAAAACTTATGTTTACTTTCGAAGACCTTCTATACGTGGACGACAAAGGTATCCAGAACCTTCTTCGCGAAGTGGACAACGGAAAGCTGGTTATTGCAATGAAGACGGCACCAGACGAAATCAAGCAAAAGCTTTTCAAGAACATGTCAAACCGTGCGGCTACGCTGCTTAGAGAAGATCTTGAGGCCCTTGGACCTACTAAGCTTTCAGATGTTGAAAAAGCACAGGCTGAAATGGTTGCTAAAGTTAAAGAACTTGAAGGTCAAGGTAAAGCCTTTATCGCTCGTGGTTCTGACGGTGATTCTCTGGTTTAA